A single region of the Lycium barbarum isolate Lr01 chromosome 2, ASM1917538v2, whole genome shotgun sequence genome encodes:
- the LOC132628648 gene encoding uncharacterized protein LOC132628648, translating into MTTMPFTPIDGHVGASSHIPPVLNTNQIPATAHSIPSYPTLQNTHSGITIQPNITPLPTDKSTPITQIRPAVSFHTPVTPGTFSPYQEINHYEEIEKAWKAEQEKQEERLEWKMTNMLERSMRTTLTGTGLSYDDLCMHPNLDLFEGFKVPRFELFNGTSNPKAHLQAYCDQLVSVRDNQALIMRLFNRSLTREASELFTAQNIRCWVTWEDMVAAFMERFCFNMETVPDRYYLEKVK; encoded by the coding sequence ATGACCACCATGCCATTTACCCCAATTGATGGACACGTTGGTGCCTCGAGCCACATCCCACCAGTACTTAACACCAACCAAATTCCCGCGACCGCCCACTCTATCCCTTCTTACCCAACACTACAAAATACCCATTCTGGCATCACTATACAACCAAATATTACCCCACTACCAACTGACAAAAGCACCCCTATTACCCAAATTCGCCCTGCTGTCTCTTTCCACACACCTGTCACACCAGGCACCTTCTCACCCTATCAAGAAATTAACCATTATGAGGAGATAGAAAAGGCATGGAAGGCTGAACAAGAGAAACAAGAAGAAAGGCTTGAGTGGAAGATGACTAACATGTTGGAACGATCCATGAGGACTACCCTCACTGGCACAGGTCTGAGCTATGATGATTTGTGTATGCATCCTAACTTGGATTTATTCGAAGGCTTCAAAGTACCTCGTTTCGAATTGTTCAACGGGACGAGCAATCCTAAAGCGCACCTGCAGGCCTACTGTGACCAATTAGTCAGTGTCCGAGACAATCAAGCGCTCATTATGAGATTGTTCAACCGAAGTTTGACTAGGGAAGCATCAGAATTGTTCACGGCACAAAACATACGCTGTtgggtcacatgggaagacatggttGCAgctttcatggaaagattctgTTTTAATATGGAGACTGTACCAGATAGATATTATTTGGAGAAAGTAAAATAG